One Methylobacterium sp. AMS5 genomic region harbors:
- a CDS encoding GMC family oxidoreductase: MSAPYDLNDGSVFVIVGSGAGGGTLGTQLALKGIDTVILEAGDRHETFDFLNDEWDSFSQLAWKDKRFATGSWQVAEDFPNLPAWIVKAVGGSTVHWAGASLRFQAHEFKTRTHYGDVAGATLLDWPIDLSEMEPWYAMAEDRMGVTRTNGIPGLPGNNNFKVMEAGARKIGYKEVSTGRMAINSEPRDERASCMQIGFCFQGCKSGAKWSTLIAEIPKGEATGRLEVRSGCQVLRIEHDAAGKVSGVVYADKQGVEHRQKARAVAVAGNSLESPRLLLNSHSARFPDGLANSSGQVGRNYMRHTTGSVYGIFDKPVNMHRGTTMAGIVRDEARHDPSRGFVGGYEFETISLGLPFMAAFLDPSKWGRDFASALDNYRNTAGLWIVGEDMPRAENRITLAEDKDAFGMPVASVRYDDHPNDKAMRNHAYRQGSAIYDAVGAVRTIQTPPYPSTHNLGTNRMSEKARDGVVNRFGQAHDVANLFVSDGSQFTTGAAENPTLTIVALALRQADHIAGRMSRGEI, translated from the coding sequence ATGTCAGCCCCTTACGATCTCAACGACGGCTCGGTGTTCGTCATCGTCGGCTCGGGTGCCGGCGGCGGAACCCTCGGCACGCAGCTCGCCCTCAAGGGCATCGACACCGTTATCCTGGAAGCCGGCGACCGGCACGAGACCTTCGATTTTCTCAACGACGAGTGGGATTCGTTCTCCCAGCTCGCCTGGAAGGACAAGCGCTTTGCCACGGGTTCCTGGCAGGTCGCCGAGGATTTCCCGAATCTGCCGGCCTGGATCGTGAAGGCGGTCGGTGGCTCGACGGTGCACTGGGCGGGCGCCTCTCTGCGCTTCCAGGCCCATGAGTTCAAGACGCGCACGCATTACGGCGACGTGGCGGGCGCCACCCTGCTCGATTGGCCGATCGATCTGTCCGAGATGGAGCCCTGGTACGCCATGGCCGAGGACAGGATGGGCGTGACGCGCACCAACGGCATCCCCGGCCTGCCGGGCAACAACAACTTCAAGGTCATGGAGGCCGGTGCGCGCAAGATCGGCTACAAGGAGGTCAGCACCGGCCGGATGGCGATCAATTCCGAGCCGCGCGACGAGCGCGCCTCCTGCATGCAGATCGGGTTCTGCTTCCAGGGCTGCAAGTCCGGCGCGAAATGGTCAACCCTCATCGCCGAGATCCCGAAGGGCGAGGCGACCGGCCGGCTCGAAGTTCGGTCGGGCTGCCAGGTTCTGAGGATCGAGCACGACGCCGCCGGCAAGGTCTCGGGCGTCGTCTACGCCGACAAGCAGGGCGTCGAACACCGCCAGAAGGCGCGCGCGGTCGCAGTGGCCGGCAACTCCCTCGAGAGCCCGCGCCTGCTGCTGAACTCGCACTCGGCCCGGTTCCCGGACGGGCTGGCCAATTCCTCCGGCCAGGTCGGGCGCAACTACATGCGCCACACCACAGGCTCGGTCTACGGCATCTTCGACAAGCCGGTGAACATGCATCGCGGCACCACCATGGCCGGGATCGTGCGCGACGAGGCCCGGCACGACCCGAGCCGGGGCTTTGTCGGCGGCTACGAGTTCGAGACGATCTCCCTCGGCCTGCCCTTCATGGCGGCCTTCCTCGACCCGTCGAAATGGGGCCGCGACTTCGCGAGTGCCCTCGACAACTACCGCAACACGGCCGGCCTCTGGATCGTCGGCGAAGACATGCCCCGGGCGGAGAACCGGATCACCCTCGCCGAGGACAAGGACGCCTTCGGCATGCCGGTCGCCTCGGTCCGTTACGACGATCACCCGAACGACAAGGCCATGCGCAACCACGCCTACCGGCAGGGCAGCGCAATCTACGACGCGGTGGGCGCGGTCCGGACCATCCAAACCCCGCCCTATCCTTCGACTCATAATCTCGGCACCAACCGGATGAGCGAGAAGGCGCGCGACGGCGTCGTCAACCGCTTCGGCCAAGCCCACGATGTGGCGAACCTGTTCGTCTCGGACGGCTCGCAATTCACGACCGGCGCGGCGGAGAACCCCACGCTGACCATCGTCGCCCTCGCCCTGCGCCAGGCCGACCACATCGCCGGACGGATGAGCCGCGGCGAGATCTGA
- a CDS encoding Twin-arginine translocation pathway signal: protein MQDKEPARLSRRVFLGAAGSTLLAVAIMPDGLVTGRAWAQMPKATKPETLASLVQMSRDCYPHARVADRFYAAAVRILDEAARAAPVELDLLEDGMAALDREAAARHRVPYAKIEREADRDALLKAIEPTPFFQKVRSNLIVGLYNQKELWPIFGYEGASFDKGGYLHRGFDDINWL, encoded by the coding sequence ATGCAGGACAAGGAGCCCGCGCGCCTATCCCGCCGCGTGTTCCTGGGGGCGGCCGGTTCCACGCTGCTGGCCGTGGCGATCATGCCGGATGGGCTCGTGACCGGGAGGGCCTGGGCGCAGATGCCGAAGGCGACGAAGCCCGAGACGTTGGCGTCCCTCGTCCAGATGTCACGCGACTGCTACCCTCACGCTCGCGTCGCCGACCGGTTCTATGCCGCCGCGGTCCGGATCCTCGACGAGGCGGCGCGCGCCGCCCCGGTGGAACTCGACCTCCTCGAGGACGGGATGGCCGCCCTCGACAGGGAGGCCGCTGCCCGCCATCGCGTGCCCTACGCCAAGATCGAGCGAGAGGCGGACCGGGACGCCCTGCTCAAGGCGATCGAGCCGACTCCCTTCTTCCAGAAGGTGCGCTCCAACCTCATCGTCGGCCTCTACAACCAGAAGGAGCTGTGGCCGATCTTCGGCTACGAGGGTGCCTCGTTCGACAAGGGCGGCTACCTGCATCGCGGCTTCGACGACATTAACTGGCTCTGA
- a CDS encoding glycerol dehydrogenase encodes MAKWVFASPSRYVQGAGMIAHLGEHLSALGRNAFILADDTAWGIVGRDAEAAMQDKLTFRREAFGGEASNAEIRRMAGLAREAGAEVIVGMGGGKAMDTAKATADDLGLPVAIVPTIASTDAPCSALSVIYSPDGVFETYRFYSKNPDLVLVDTAVCARAPVRLFASGIADGLATNVEAKATWRSRARTMAGGAQTIAGGAIAQVCEDTLFAHGLSAYRAVEKGLVTPAVEAVVEAATLLSGLGFENGGLAAAHAIHNGFTALEGDIHHLTHGEKVAYGILVQLVLDQQPIAEFERFVRLFRAIRMPVSLRELHIEGVSRRDLVKVGELANSPNDTLQNLSPHFTDDAIADAILATDLLAAGVSAA; translated from the coding sequence ATGGCAAAATGGGTCTTCGCGTCGCCCTCGCGCTACGTCCAGGGCGCCGGCATGATCGCCCATCTCGGCGAGCATCTGTCGGCCCTCGGCCGGAACGCCTTCATCCTGGCCGACGACACCGCCTGGGGCATCGTCGGGCGCGACGCCGAGGCGGCGATGCAGGACAAGCTCACCTTCCGCCGCGAGGCGTTCGGGGGCGAGGCTTCGAACGCCGAGATCCGCCGCATGGCGGGCCTGGCGCGCGAGGCGGGCGCCGAGGTGATCGTCGGCATGGGCGGCGGCAAGGCGATGGATACCGCCAAGGCCACCGCCGACGACCTCGGCCTGCCCGTGGCCATCGTCCCCACCATCGCCTCGACGGACGCACCCTGCAGCGCGCTGTCGGTGATCTATTCGCCGGACGGCGTGTTCGAGACCTACCGGTTCTATTCCAAGAACCCGGATCTCGTCCTCGTGGACACGGCCGTCTGCGCCAGGGCGCCGGTGCGGCTGTTCGCGTCGGGCATCGCCGACGGACTGGCCACGAACGTCGAGGCCAAGGCCACGTGGCGCAGCCGCGCGCGCACGATGGCGGGGGGCGCACAGACCATCGCCGGCGGCGCCATCGCGCAGGTCTGCGAGGACACGCTCTTCGCCCACGGCTTGAGCGCCTACCGGGCTGTCGAGAAGGGCCTCGTAACTCCGGCGGTAGAGGCCGTGGTGGAGGCGGCCACGCTCCTGTCCGGCCTCGGCTTCGAGAACGGCGGGCTGGCGGCCGCCCACGCGATCCACAACGGCTTCACGGCGCTCGAGGGCGACATCCATCACCTCACCCACGGCGAGAAGGTCGCCTACGGCATTCTCGTCCAGCTCGTGCTCGACCAGCAGCCGATCGCGGAGTTCGAGCGCTTCGTGCGCCTCTTCCGCGCGATCCGGATGCCGGTGTCGCTGCGGGAACTGCATATCGAGGGCGTCTCGCGCCGCGATCTCGTTAAGGTGGGCGAACTCGCCAACAGCCCGAACGACACCCTGCAGAACCTATCGCCGCACTTCACCGACGACGCTATCGCCGACGCCATACTGGCCACGGATCTCCTGGCGGCGGGCGTCTCGGCGGCCTGA
- a CDS encoding MIP/aquaporin family protein: MTSPFLGELLGTMVLIIMGNGVVAGTLLRGSKAEGSGWVAITAGWAFAVLGAIFVATATGSGDAHINPAVTLAAAINSGDWSKLPVYVPAQMIGAFLGAAVVWLHYLPHWGATEDQGLKLACFCTAPAIRKPGANWLSEIIGTFMLVLIVGALLSKAVGNAGSIPTGLAPYLVGMVIWGIGLSLGGTTGYGINPARDFGPRCAHALLPIAGKGGSDWGYALIPLAAPLVGAAAAALAIRMIGF; the protein is encoded by the coding sequence ATGACGTCGCCATTTCTGGGTGAACTTCTCGGGACGATGGTCCTGATCATCATGGGCAACGGCGTCGTGGCCGGCACGCTGCTCCGGGGATCGAAGGCGGAGGGGAGCGGCTGGGTCGCGATCACCGCCGGGTGGGCCTTCGCGGTGCTCGGCGCGATCTTCGTGGCCACCGCCACGGGCAGCGGCGACGCCCACATCAACCCGGCGGTGACGCTGGCCGCCGCGATCAACTCGGGCGACTGGAGCAAGCTCCCGGTCTACGTCCCGGCCCAGATGATCGGTGCGTTCCTCGGTGCCGCGGTGGTCTGGCTGCACTACCTGCCGCATTGGGGCGCGACCGAGGACCAGGGCCTGAAGCTCGCCTGCTTCTGCACCGCGCCGGCGATCCGGAAGCCCGGCGCCAACTGGCTCTCCGAAATCATCGGAACCTTCATGCTCGTCCTCATCGTCGGCGCCCTGCTGTCGAAGGCGGTGGGCAACGCGGGCAGCATTCCGACGGGCCTTGCGCCCTATCTCGTCGGCATGGTGATCTGGGGCATCGGCCTCTCCCTCGGCGGCACCACGGGCTACGGCATCAACCCCGCCCGCGATTTCGGCCCCCGCTGCGCCCACGCGCTCCTGCCGATCGCCGGAAAGGGCGGCTCGGACTGGGGATACGCCTTGATCCCCCTCGCCGCGCCCCTGGTGGGTGCCGCCGCGGCAGCCCTAGCGATCCGGATGATCGGGTTCTGA
- a CDS encoding helix-turn-helix domain-containing protein — protein MEPEAETEPSKDGEDSATVPEPVHLRVDRHSHPDPTVRARVWQAATSVSMETALAPGDLDGFEGSVGVHPIGPFLAVDLSMAPATLVRGTSSRALWKHDHIIADCMVSGRMHGHVSGRPVDVRAGDCLIVDLKGGMHLRVDPMRLVGLIMPRAVFQAAAGEAAAVDGVVFAAGSPAGQVLGPLLTSLAAGVGNIPDRAALALARAVVGVTAAFVAPERKVPGEASERVPAAPPPLAQLRRFIDREAARPDFGVESLCVQFELSRSMLYRVFAPDGGVAAVIRRRRAALAVRLLTQADSAALPLAEVARASGFGTERSLRNALQEFYGASPRTIMREGIEAETRDEAAAAEISRLFDDV, from the coding sequence ATGGAACCCGAGGCGGAGACGGAGCCCAGCAAAGACGGGGAGGATAGCGCGACCGTCCCAGAACCGGTCCATCTGCGGGTCGACCGGCACAGCCATCCCGACCCCACCGTCCGGGCGCGGGTGTGGCAAGCGGCCACCTCCGTCTCGATGGAGACCGCGCTCGCGCCCGGCGATCTCGACGGGTTCGAGGGCAGCGTCGGCGTCCATCCCATCGGGCCCTTCCTCGCGGTCGATCTCTCGATGGCGCCCGCGACGCTGGTGCGCGGGACGAGCAGCCGGGCGCTGTGGAAGCACGACCACATCATCGCCGATTGCATGGTGTCGGGGCGCATGCACGGCCATGTCAGCGGCCGTCCGGTCGACGTGCGCGCCGGGGACTGCCTGATCGTCGACCTGAAGGGCGGCATGCACTTGCGGGTCGATCCCATGCGCCTCGTCGGCCTGATCATGCCGCGGGCGGTGTTCCAGGCGGCAGCGGGTGAGGCGGCGGCGGTCGACGGCGTCGTGTTCGCGGCCGGCAGTCCGGCGGGGCAGGTTCTGGGCCCGCTGCTGACGTCGCTGGCTGCCGGGGTGGGTAACATTCCCGACCGTGCCGCCCTCGCCCTGGCGCGGGCCGTGGTCGGCGTGACGGCGGCCTTCGTGGCGCCGGAGCGGAAGGTGCCGGGCGAGGCGTCCGAGCGGGTCCCGGCCGCCCCGCCGCCCCTGGCACAGCTGCGGCGCTTCATCGACCGGGAGGCGGCACGGCCGGACTTCGGCGTGGAGAGCCTGTGCGTGCAATTCGAGCTGTCGCGCTCGATGCTGTACCGGGTGTTCGCTCCCGATGGCGGGGTGGCGGCGGTGATCCGGCGGCGGCGGGCGGCTCTGGCGGTGCGGTTGCTGACGCAGGCGGATTCCGCAGCGCTCCCTCTGGCCGAGGTGGCGCGCGCGAGCGGGTTTGGGACCGAGCGCAGTCTGCGCAACGCGCTGCAGGAATTCTACGGTGCGTCGCCGCGTACGATCATGCGCGAGGGGATCGAGGCCGAGACGCGGGACGAGGCGGCGGCAGCGGAGATCAGCCGCCTGTTCGACGATGTGTAG
- a CDS encoding VOC family protein, with amino-acid sequence MNDVPKLIHSMIRVRDEAASVAFYKTAFSLDIADRLDFESFTLIYMSNAQSGFELELTVNKGQDGAYDLGSGYGHLAVSVADLEAAHRRMGEAGLGPKDIKSLRHPSGGTARFFFIEDPDGYKIEVLERGWRFA; translated from the coding sequence ATGAACGACGTTCCCAAGCTCATCCATTCGATGATCCGTGTCCGCGACGAGGCGGCATCCGTGGCTTTCTATAAAACGGCTTTCTCCCTCGACATTGCCGATCGGCTGGACTTCGAGAGCTTCACGCTGATCTACATGTCGAACGCTCAATCCGGCTTCGAGCTGGAACTGACGGTCAACAAGGGCCAGGACGGGGCCTACGATCTCGGGAGCGGCTACGGGCATCTCGCCGTCTCGGTCGCCGATCTCGAGGCGGCGCACCGGCGCATGGGCGAGGCCGGCCTCGGTCCGAAGGACATCAAGTCCCTGCGCCATCCGAGCGGCGGAACCGCACGGTTCTTCTTCATCGAGGATCCGGACGGCTACAAGATCGAGGTCCTCGAACGCGGATGGCGCTTCGCCTAG